In Nerophis lumbriciformis linkage group LG04, RoL_Nlum_v2.1, whole genome shotgun sequence, a single window of DNA contains:
- the LOC133597042 gene encoding myelin basic protein-like isoform X1 yields MASASSSAQAAFGLGRRKKNPGVLDQIGKFFGGDKKKKSKGSFRGALSPAPQKASATSPRKRGPDNAVVHFFRTIVSPAPPKSRWRELAAKIGLGDQKSQSARAKKSTGGDGKGSLTRIFKMGSRSSSPARR; encoded by the exons ATGGCATCCGCAAGCAGCTCTGCACAGGCCGCCTTTGGTCTGGGCCGCAGGAAGAAGAACCCCGGTGTTCTGGATCAGATTGGAAAATTCTTTGGCggggacaagaagaagaaaagcaAG GGGTCCTTCCGTGGCGCCCTCTCTCCCGCCCCCCAGAAAGCTTCTGCGACGTCCCCTCGTAAGCGAGGGCCCGACAACGCCGTGGTCCACTTCTTCCGTACCATC GTGTCCCCTGCGCCCCCAAAGTCCAGG TGGAGAGAACTAGCAGCCAAGATAGGTCTG GGTGACCAGAAGTCACAGTCTGCTAGAGCCAAGAAGTCCACTGGAGGTGACGGCAAAGGCTCCCTGACTAGGATCTTCaaaatg
- the LOC133597042 gene encoding myelin basic protein-like isoform X2: protein MASASSSAQAAFGLGRRKKNPGVLDQIGKFFGGDKKKKSKGSFRGALSPAPQKASATSPRKRGPDNAVVHFFRTIVSPAPPKSRWRELAAKIGLGDQKSQSARAKKSTGGDGKGSLTRIFKM, encoded by the exons ATGGCATCCGCAAGCAGCTCTGCACAGGCCGCCTTTGGTCTGGGCCGCAGGAAGAAGAACCCCGGTGTTCTGGATCAGATTGGAAAATTCTTTGGCggggacaagaagaagaaaagcaAG GGGTCCTTCCGTGGCGCCCTCTCTCCCGCCCCCCAGAAAGCTTCTGCGACGTCCCCTCGTAAGCGAGGGCCCGACAACGCCGTGGTCCACTTCTTCCGTACCATC GTGTCCCCTGCGCCCCCAAAGTCCAGG TGGAGAGAACTAGCAGCCAAGATAGGTCTG GGTGACCAGAAGTCACAGTCTGCTAGAGCCAAGAAGTCCACTGGAGGTGACGGCAAAGGCTCCCTGACTAGGATCTTCaaaatg TGA
- the LOC133597042 gene encoding myelin basic protein-like isoform X5 gives MASASSSAQAAFGLGRRKKNPGVLDQIGKFFGGDKKKKSKGSFRGALSPAPQKASATSPRKRGPDNAVVHFFRTIVSPAPPKSRGDQKSQSARAKKSTGGDGKGSLTRIFKM, from the exons ATGGCATCCGCAAGCAGCTCTGCACAGGCCGCCTTTGGTCTGGGCCGCAGGAAGAAGAACCCCGGTGTTCTGGATCAGATTGGAAAATTCTTTGGCggggacaagaagaagaaaagcaAG GGGTCCTTCCGTGGCGCCCTCTCTCCCGCCCCCCAGAAAGCTTCTGCGACGTCCCCTCGTAAGCGAGGGCCCGACAACGCCGTGGTCCACTTCTTCCGTACCATC GTGTCCCCTGCGCCCCCAAAGTCCAGG GGTGACCAGAAGTCACAGTCTGCTAGAGCCAAGAAGTCCACTGGAGGTGACGGCAAAGGCTCCCTGACTAGGATCTTCaaaatg TGA
- the LOC133597042 gene encoding myelin basic protein-like isoform X3, producing the protein MASASSSAQAAFGLGRRKKNPGVLDQIGKFFGGDKKKKSKGSFRGALSPAPQKASATSPRKRGPDNAVVHFFRTIVSPAPPKSRGDQKSQSARAKKSTGGDGKGSLTRIFKMGSRSSSPARR; encoded by the exons ATGGCATCCGCAAGCAGCTCTGCACAGGCCGCCTTTGGTCTGGGCCGCAGGAAGAAGAACCCCGGTGTTCTGGATCAGATTGGAAAATTCTTTGGCggggacaagaagaagaaaagcaAG GGGTCCTTCCGTGGCGCCCTCTCTCCCGCCCCCCAGAAAGCTTCTGCGACGTCCCCTCGTAAGCGAGGGCCCGACAACGCCGTGGTCCACTTCTTCCGTACCATC GTGTCCCCTGCGCCCCCAAAGTCCAGG GGTGACCAGAAGTCACAGTCTGCTAGAGCCAAGAAGTCCACTGGAGGTGACGGCAAAGGCTCCCTGACTAGGATCTTCaaaatg
- the LOC133597042 gene encoding myelin basic protein-like isoform X4: protein MASASSSAQAAFGLGRRKKNPGVLDQIGKFFGGDKKKKSKGSFRGALSPAPQKASATSPRKRGPDNAVVHFFRTIGDQKSQSARAKKSTGGDGKGSLTRIFKMGSRSSSPARR from the exons ATGGCATCCGCAAGCAGCTCTGCACAGGCCGCCTTTGGTCTGGGCCGCAGGAAGAAGAACCCCGGTGTTCTGGATCAGATTGGAAAATTCTTTGGCggggacaagaagaagaaaagcaAG GGGTCCTTCCGTGGCGCCCTCTCTCCCGCCCCCCAGAAAGCTTCTGCGACGTCCCCTCGTAAGCGAGGGCCCGACAACGCCGTGGTCCACTTCTTCCGTACCATC GGTGACCAGAAGTCACAGTCTGCTAGAGCCAAGAAGTCCACTGGAGGTGACGGCAAAGGCTCCCTGACTAGGATCTTCaaaatg